A single region of the Pontimicrobium sp. SW4 genome encodes:
- the hutH gene encoding histidine ammonia-lyase: MSNIHYITRDILDLNIINDILTQEKKLELSKEAIDSIIKCRTYLDNKMASHKEPIYGINTGFGSLYNVKISNKNLTKLQENLMKSHACGTGDEVPREVVKLMLLLKIQSLSYGHSGSQLETVNRLVDFYNNDILPVVYTQGSLGASGDLAPLAHLSLPLIGNGEVWYKGEVKKASEINAKYNWKPIELKSKEGLALLNGTQFMSAYGVYLLLKSYKLSYLADLIGALSIDAYDGRIEPFNELVHLVRPHNGQLKTAERIREFLQDSELIAQKKKHVQDPYSFRCIPQVHGATKDALEFVKKTFVTEINSVTDNPNIFIGEDKIISGGNFHGQPLALALDYLKIAMAEIGNISERRTFQLVSGNRGLPPFLVDNPGLNSGFMIPQYTAASIVSANKQLATPASVDSIVSSNGQEDHVSMGANAATQAFQLVNNVERVLAIELLNASQALYFRKPLKTSSFLETFLTTYRKAVSFVNEDRFLHHDIVASISFISTISIDNEELLN, encoded by the coding sequence ATGAGCAACATACATTATATTACTCGCGATATATTAGACTTGAATATTATTAATGATATTCTAACTCAAGAGAAAAAACTAGAACTATCTAAGGAAGCTATAGATAGTATTATAAAATGCAGAACCTATTTAGATAATAAAATGGCATCCCACAAAGAGCCTATTTATGGAATTAATACAGGATTTGGTTCGCTTTATAATGTTAAGATAAGTAATAAGAACTTAACAAAACTTCAAGAAAACTTAATGAAGTCGCATGCATGCGGTACAGGAGATGAAGTTCCTCGAGAAGTAGTAAAGCTTATGCTGTTACTTAAAATTCAATCTTTAAGTTACGGACATAGTGGAAGCCAATTAGAAACTGTTAATCGTTTAGTTGATTTCTATAATAATGATATTCTTCCAGTAGTTTATACACAAGGCTCTTTAGGAGCTTCTGGCGATTTGGCTCCTTTGGCACATTTATCACTTCCTTTAATAGGTAATGGAGAAGTATGGTATAAAGGAGAAGTTAAAAAGGCTAGTGAAATAAATGCAAAATATAATTGGAAGCCTATAGAACTTAAATCTAAAGAAGGACTAGCGCTACTAAATGGGACTCAATTTATGAGTGCTTATGGAGTCTACTTATTATTAAAGTCTTATAAACTTTCGTATTTAGCCGATTTAATAGGAGCGTTATCTATTGATGCTTATGATGGTAGAATAGAACCTTTTAATGAACTGGTACATTTAGTACGACCTCATAATGGGCAATTAAAAACTGCTGAAAGAATTCGCGAGTTTTTGCAAGACAGCGAATTAATAGCTCAAAAAAAGAAACATGTACAGGATCCATATTCTTTTAGATGTATTCCTCAAGTACATGGAGCAACTAAAGATGCATTAGAGTTTGTGAAGAAAACATTTGTTACCGAAATTAATTCAGTTACTGATAATCCTAATATATTTATAGGTGAAGATAAAATTATTTCAGGAGGTAATTTTCATGGTCAACCATTAGCCTTGGCTTTAGACTATTTAAAGATTGCTATGGCAGAAATTGGAAACATTTCAGAGAGAAGAACATTTCAGTTAGTTTCTGGCAATAGAGGCTTACCACCATTTTTAGTGGATAATCCTGGATTAAATTCTGGTTTTATGATTCCACAATATACTGCGGCAAGTATTGTTAGTGCCAATAAGCAATTAGCTACGCCTGCAAGTGTAGATTCGATTGTTTCGTCTAACGGACAAGAAGATCATGTAAGTATGGGAGCTAATGCTGCCACACAAGCTTTTCAATTAGTAAATAATGTAGAACGTGTTTTGGCAATTGAACTGTTAAATGCTTCCCAAGCCTTATATTTTAGAAAACCATTAAAGACATCATCTTTTCTTGAAACGTTCTTAACTACTTATAGAAAAGCTGTTTCTTTTGTAAATGAAGATAGGTTTTTGCATCACGATATTGTAGCCTCAATTTCCTTCATAAGTACCATATCTATTGATAATGAGGAGCTTTTGAATTAA
- a CDS encoding NAD(P)H-hydrate dehydratase: MKIFAKEQIYQGDILTTQRQNISPTDLMERAGMQIFNWLHIRMQGAQVPIHVFCGIGNNGGDGLVIARHLVTHGYNVFTYVVNCSDKRSKDFLKNYDRIKNVTKDWPTLLSCKEEFPEIHQDDIIVDAVFGIGLNRPIDDWVKALFQHFSKSRAYTLSVDMPSGLYADKVPEDQNGVVWANHTLSFASPKLVFFLPDTARYTQQWEVIDIGLDKEFLMTTETEAELIGKYEVLPLYRPREKFAHKGTYGHSLIIGGSYGKIGSVTLASRAALVSGAGLVTSYIPKCGYTILQTALPEAMVITDEDEHVVSKINLDIEPTVIGIGIGLGTDKKTINAFEAFLKLNKHPLVIDADGLNILSSKKALLKLIPENSVLTPHPKELERLIGSWKDDFDKLKKAKSFVKKHKTILVIKGANTIVVFQDKLYINTTGNPGLATAGSGDVLTGIITGLISQGYDAVAAAIFGVYLHGRSADIALEDFGYQSLIASHIIDYLGEAYIDLFKKPEQPPQEKQEDKDKKGTDEEMYI, encoded by the coding sequence ATGAAAATATTTGCTAAAGAACAGATTTACCAAGGAGATATACTTACAACGCAACGTCAAAATATTTCACCAACAGATTTAATGGAGCGTGCAGGCATGCAAATATTTAATTGGCTACATATAAGAATGCAAGGTGCTCAAGTACCAATTCATGTGTTTTGTGGTATTGGAAATAATGGAGGTGATGGTTTAGTAATTGCAAGACACCTTGTTACGCATGGTTATAATGTATTTACTTATGTGGTTAATTGTAGTGATAAACGTTCTAAGGATTTTTTAAAAAATTATGATAGAATAAAAAACGTTACTAAAGATTGGCCGACATTATTAAGTTGTAAAGAAGAGTTTCCTGAAATTCACCAAGACGATATTATTGTAGACGCTGTTTTTGGCATTGGATTAAATAGACCAATTGATGATTGGGTGAAAGCACTATTTCAGCACTTTAGTAAATCAAGAGCTTATACTTTATCAGTCGACATGCCTTCAGGCTTATATGCCGATAAAGTACCTGAAGATCAAAATGGAGTTGTTTGGGCTAACCATACACTAAGTTTTGCCTCCCCAAAGTTAGTATTCTTTTTACCAGATACGGCAAGGTATACTCAGCAATGGGAAGTTATTGATATTGGTTTAGACAAGGAATTTTTAATGACTACTGAAACAGAAGCTGAACTTATTGGTAAATACGAAGTGTTACCATTATATAGACCTCGTGAAAAGTTTGCTCATAAAGGAACTTATGGTCATAGTTTAATTATTGGAGGAAGTTATGGTAAAATAGGCTCAGTTACATTGGCAAGTCGCGCTGCTTTAGTCTCAGGAGCAGGATTAGTGACAAGTTATATTCCGAAGTGTGGTTATACTATACTACAAACAGCATTACCAGAAGCAATGGTTATTACAGATGAAGATGAGCATGTAGTTTCTAAAATTAATTTAGATATTGAACCTACTGTTATAGGAATTGGAATTGGATTAGGTACAGATAAAAAAACAATTAATGCTTTTGAAGCATTTTTAAAACTAAATAAACACCCTCTGGTTATTGATGCAGATGGGCTAAACATATTATCTTCAAAGAAAGCATTATTGAAATTAATACCAGAAAATTCGGTATTAACACCACACCCTAAAGAATTAGAGCGCCTCATTGGAAGTTGGAAAGACGATTTTGATAAACTTAAAAAAGCCAAATCTTTTGTAAAAAAACACAAAACGATTTTAGTTATTAAAGGTGCAAATACAATTGTAGTTTTTCAAGACAAGCTATATATTAATACCACAGGAAACCCTGGATTAGCAACAGCAGGGAGTGGAGATGTACTCACAGGAATAATCACCGGATTAATATCTCAGGGTTATGATGCTGTAGCGGCAGCTATTTTTGGAGTTTACCTTCATGGTCGTTCTGCAGATATAGCTTTAGAGGATTTTGGTTATCAAAGCTTAATAGCGAGCCATATTATTGATTACTTAGGAGAAGCTTATATTGATTTGTTTAAAAAGCCAGAGCAACCACCACAAGAAAAACAAGAAGATAAAGATAAAAAGGGCACAGATGAAGAAATGTATATTTAG
- the thrA gene encoding bifunctional aspartate kinase/homoserine dehydrogenase I, with protein sequence MKVLKFGGTSVGSAKNIQKVIEIVKNSSKKTNNIAVVVSAVGGITDKLLNSANKAVEKDITYKEIFNQVKSIHLDIIDGLIVTGSTSKIKEEVNNKLDTLQKLLEGIYLINELSPKTTDKLLSFGEQMSSYIISEAMKASGIDVTLKNSQELIITDNNYTNASVKFDITNRNIVSFFEKNTSSVTLLPGFVSKSVDGEITTLGRGGSDYTAAIIAAAVDATELQIWTDVSGMYTTNPKLVKQAKPISSISYQEAVELSHFGAKVLYPPTVQPVLDKKISIVIKNTLAPEDVGTHISNRATNGNVNVVKGISNINDIALLTLQGNGMVGIPGFSKRLFETLSQEKINVILITQASSEHSICIGIQEKDADAAKLAIDETFENEISLHKIDPIIVEKELAIVAVVGDSMKNHQGISGRMFSALGKNNVNIRAIAQGASERNISAVISKKDVKKALNTIHERFFETKSKQLNLFITGVGNVGERLVEQIKQQKKYIKEHLKLNLRVVGLSNSRKMLFNSDGIDLTNWKEELQKGEDASLFWFCECVKSLSLRNSVFIDITANQDVANKYSEYLSESIAVIACNKIACSSDFNNYNNLKQLARKYNAPFLYETNVGAGLPIIDTLNHLISSGDKINSIQAVLSGSLNFVFNNFDDTKKFHDVVKLAQEEGYTEPDPRIDLSGVDVARKILILARESGTEMNLEDIKNEPFLSASGIASNSVDDFYKTLIDDEAHYQNLYKSALENNSQLKYVAEFNDGKAQVGLKEIPKGHPFYNLEGKDNIVMFYTERYPEQPMIIKGAGAGADVTASGLFADIIRIGNN encoded by the coding sequence ATGAAAGTTTTAAAATTTGGAGGAACATCTGTAGGTTCAGCCAAAAACATACAAAAAGTAATAGAAATAGTTAAAAATTCGTCTAAAAAGACTAATAATATAGCTGTAGTAGTCTCTGCTGTTGGTGGTATTACCGACAAACTATTAAATTCGGCTAACAAAGCTGTTGAAAAAGATATTACCTATAAAGAAATTTTTAACCAAGTAAAATCAATCCATCTTGATATTATTGATGGATTAATTGTAACAGGATCAACATCTAAAATAAAAGAGGAAGTGAATAATAAATTAGATACGCTCCAAAAACTTCTTGAAGGTATTTATTTAATTAATGAATTATCTCCAAAAACAACCGATAAATTACTAAGCTTTGGAGAACAGATGTCTTCATATATTATTTCTGAAGCCATGAAAGCAAGCGGTATAGATGTAACTCTTAAAAATTCTCAAGAATTAATTATCACCGATAATAATTATACTAATGCTTCAGTAAAATTTGACATTACAAATAGAAATATTGTAAGTTTTTTTGAGAAAAACACAAGCTCCGTAACTTTATTACCAGGTTTTGTTTCAAAATCCGTAGATGGAGAAATAACAACACTTGGACGCGGAGGTTCAGATTATACAGCTGCCATAATTGCAGCAGCAGTTGATGCTACTGAATTGCAAATTTGGACTGATGTAAGTGGTATGTACACAACAAACCCAAAATTAGTTAAACAAGCTAAACCAATAAGTAGTATATCGTATCAAGAAGCTGTAGAGTTATCCCATTTTGGAGCTAAAGTCTTATATCCTCCAACTGTGCAACCAGTTTTAGATAAAAAAATCTCTATAGTTATAAAAAACACTTTAGCTCCTGAAGATGTAGGCACTCACATTTCAAATAGAGCTACAAATGGAAACGTAAATGTAGTAAAAGGTATAAGCAACATTAATGATATTGCCTTATTAACACTTCAAGGTAACGGAATGGTTGGTATTCCTGGATTTTCAAAGCGCTTATTTGAAACATTATCGCAAGAAAAAATTAATGTTATTCTAATTACTCAGGCTTCTAGTGAACACTCCATTTGTATTGGTATTCAAGAGAAAGATGCAGATGCAGCTAAATTGGCAATAGATGAAACTTTTGAGAATGAAATTTCTTTGCATAAAATAGACCCCATTATTGTAGAAAAAGAGTTAGCAATTGTTGCTGTAGTTGGAGATAGCATGAAAAACCACCAAGGAATTAGTGGACGAATGTTTAGTGCTTTAGGAAAAAACAATGTGAATATTAGAGCTATTGCACAAGGTGCTTCAGAAAGAAATATTTCTGCGGTCATTTCAAAAAAAGATGTAAAAAAAGCACTAAATACTATACATGAACGCTTTTTTGAAACTAAATCGAAGCAACTAAATTTGTTTATCACAGGTGTTGGCAATGTCGGTGAACGTCTAGTAGAACAAATTAAGCAACAGAAAAAATATATAAAAGAACATTTAAAACTAAACTTAAGAGTTGTTGGACTTTCTAATTCTAGAAAAATGCTCTTTAATTCAGATGGTATAGATTTAACAAATTGGAAAGAAGAACTACAAAAAGGAGAAGATGCTTCGTTATTTTGGTTTTGTGAATGTGTAAAGTCTCTTAGTTTAAGAAATAGTGTATTTATAGATATTACTGCTAACCAAGACGTCGCAAACAAATATTCAGAATATTTAAGTGAAAGTATTGCTGTTATAGCATGTAATAAAATTGCATGTTCTAGTGACTTTAATAATTATAATAACCTAAAGCAGCTGGCAAGAAAATATAATGCACCTTTTTTATACGAAACAAATGTTGGTGCTGGATTACCAATAATTGACACACTTAACCATCTTATTTCTTCAGGTGATAAAATAAATTCAATTCAAGCAGTACTATCTGGCAGTTTAAACTTTGTTTTTAATAATTTTGATGACACAAAAAAGTTTCATGATGTTGTGAAATTAGCTCAAGAAGAAGGTTATACTGAGCCTGATCCACGTATTGATTTAAGTGGTGTAGATGTGGCAAGAAAAATACTTATTCTAGCACGTGAAAGCGGTACAGAAATGAACTTAGAAGACATCAAGAATGAACCTTTCTTATCTGCATCAGGAATTGCATCAAACTCGGTTGATGATTTTTATAAAACATTAATTGATGATGAAGCCCATTATCAAAACTTGTATAAATCTGCTCTAGAAAATAATTCTCAACTAAAATACGTTGCAGAGTTCAATGATGGAAAAGCTCAAGTTGGGTTAAAAGAAATACCGAAAGGTCACCCTTTTTATAACCTAGAAGGAAAAGATAACATTGTAATGTTTTATACCGAACGTTATCCTGAGCAACCAATGATTATAAAAGGCGCAGGAGCTGGAGCAGATGTTACGGCTTCAGGATTATTCGCTGACATTATTAGAATTGGAAATAACTAG
- a CDS encoding homoserine kinase: protein MNNEIRIFSPATVANVACGFDVLGFCLDNKGDEMVIKKTKQKGIKITHIEGYDLPYETDKNVAGVSALAMYEDAKPDCGFEIEIYKHIKPGSGIGSSAASAVGSVFGINELLGKPYNKTQLTYFAMKGEALASKSEHADNLAPAIFGGFTLVKSILPLDILQIPTPSELYVTLIHPQIEIKTSEAREILPKQVSLRDATTQWANVGSLIHALHTSDYKLIQRSLQDIIVEPFRKQLIPHFDAVKFAAMEAGALGCAISGSGPSVFALSKGKEIANNVEKAMQTTYSKTDIEYHTFVSKINLEGIKIINV from the coding sequence ATGAATAACGAAATTAGAATTTTTTCCCCAGCAACTGTAGCAAATGTTGCTTGTGGTTTTGATGTTTTAGGATTTTGCCTCGATAATAAAGGTGATGAAATGGTCATTAAAAAAACGAAACAAAAGGGTATAAAAATCACGCATATAGAAGGCTATGATTTGCCCTATGAAACCGACAAAAATGTCGCTGGTGTTTCAGCGCTAGCAATGTATGAGGATGCAAAACCAGATTGTGGATTCGAAATAGAAATATACAAGCATATTAAACCAGGAAGTGGCATAGGTAGTAGTGCCGCAAGTGCTGTAGGTAGTGTTTTTGGTATAAACGAATTGTTAGGAAAACCATATAACAAAACACAGCTCACTTATTTTGCAATGAAAGGTGAAGCTTTAGCAAGTAAAAGTGAACATGCCGATAATTTAGCACCAGCTATTTTTGGAGGTTTTACCCTTGTAAAAAGTATCTTGCCTTTAGACATTTTGCAAATACCAACACCATCGGAGTTGTATGTCACTTTAATTCATCCACAAATAGAGATTAAAACATCTGAGGCTCGTGAAATTCTACCGAAACAAGTCTCGCTAAGAGATGCGACAACACAATGGGCAAATGTTGGAAGTTTAATTCATGCACTACATACAAGTGATTATAAGTTAATTCAAAGATCCTTACAAGACATTATTGTAGAACCATTTAGAAAACAACTTATACCTCATTTCGATGCTGTAAAATTTGCAGCTATGGAAGCTGGAGCTTTAGGTTGCGCAATTTCTGGCTCTGGCCCCTCTGTTTTTGCTTTAAGCAAAGGAAAGGAGATTGCTAACAATGTTGAAAAAGCAATGCAAACCACATATTCAAAAACTGATATTGAGTACCATACATTTGTTTCCAAAATTAATCTTGAAGGCATAAAAATTATTAATGTATAA
- the thrC gene encoding threonine synthase, whose protein sequence is MNYYSLNRKAPNTTFKEAVIKGLAPDKGLYFPESITPLSADFFDNIEQLSNSEIAFEAIKQFVSPEIPISVLKQIVEDTLAFDFPVVQLNENISTLELFHGPTMAFKDVGARFMARCLGYFNKDNNNEVTVLVATSGDTGGAVANGFLGVKGVNVVILYPSGKVSDIQEKQLTTLGQNITALEVDGVFDDCQDMVKRAFLDEALTSNMQLTSANSINVARWLPQMFYFMFAYKQLKSTYDDIVFSVPSGNFGNICAGMMAQQLGLPIKHFVASNNENNVVTEYLKTKNYNPKPSIQTISNAMDVGNPSNFIRIQEIYKNDFNKLQENLSSFSFTDAETKLAMLEIYNNYNYVADPHGAVGYLGCKNYLKSNPKAHCVFLETAHPTKFLDVVEDVIKTTVALPKQIESVIGKEKVSVKISTYEDLKQFLLK, encoded by the coding sequence ATGAACTATTACTCACTAAATAGAAAAGCACCAAATACAACTTTTAAAGAGGCAGTCATCAAAGGATTAGCTCCAGACAAAGGCTTGTATTTCCCAGAATCAATCACACCGTTATCAGCAGATTTTTTTGATAATATTGAGCAACTTTCTAATTCGGAAATAGCGTTTGAAGCAATTAAACAATTCGTTTCTCCAGAAATTCCTATAAGTGTATTAAAACAAATAGTAGAAGACACTTTGGCGTTCGATTTTCCGGTAGTTCAATTAAACGAAAATATTTCTACGCTGGAATTATTCCATGGCCCAACTATGGCTTTTAAAGATGTTGGGGCTCGTTTTATGGCAAGGTGTTTAGGTTATTTTAACAAAGACAATAATAACGAAGTTACCGTTTTAGTGGCGACTTCTGGTGATACTGGTGGTGCTGTAGCGAATGGATTTTTAGGTGTAAAAGGTGTTAATGTTGTCATATTATATCCTAGTGGAAAAGTGAGTGATATTCAAGAAAAGCAACTCACAACACTTGGTCAAAATATAACAGCTTTGGAAGTCGATGGTGTGTTTGATGACTGCCAAGACATGGTGAAACGAGCATTTTTAGATGAAGCATTAACAAGTAACATGCAATTGACATCTGCAAACTCTATAAATGTAGCAAGATGGTTACCACAAATGTTTTATTTTATGTTTGCATACAAACAACTTAAAAGTACGTATGATGACATTGTTTTTTCTGTGCCTAGTGGAAATTTTGGAAATATTTGTGCAGGAATGATGGCACAACAGTTAGGTTTACCAATTAAGCATTTTGTTGCTTCAAACAATGAAAATAATGTGGTTACTGAATACTTAAAAACAAAAAACTATAATCCAAAACCATCTATACAAACCATAAGTAATGCTATGGATGTTGGAAATCCGAGTAACTTTATTAGAATTCAAGAAATTTATAAAAACGATTTCAATAAACTACAAGAGAACCTCTCTTCTTTTAGCTTTACAGATGCTGAAACTAAACTAGCTATGTTGGAAATTTATAACAACTATAATTATGTAGCTGACCCTCATGGAGCAGTTGGCTACTTAGGATGCAAAAACTATTTAAAAAGTAATCCAAAAGCCCATTGTGTCTTTTTGGAAACTGCGCATCCAACCAAGTTTTTAGATGTCGTTGAAGATGTTATTAAAACAACTGTAGCACTTCCAAAACAAATTGAAAGTGTAATCGGTAAAGAAAAAGTATCTGTTAAGATTAGTACCTATGAAGATTTAAAACAGTTTTTACTAAAATAA
- a CDS encoding aminopeptidase P N-terminal domain-containing protein: MKYLSTLLFSLLFILNGFAQKDLPTDYLSSEFHKGRRDLLRSKMPKNSVAVFFANAVRNRANDVDYIYHQDPNFYYLTGYKEPHAVLVIFSDIQDKDGKKFNELVYVQKKDARREMWDGRRLGVEGTKDELGFDMVFNGNEFLNSGIDFMSFDKVMFDDFKDDFRDNERDPADLASLVESFKTQVGYYIEEGAPKGTEEMRLEMAKEGAIQTQRAKIDTKTLRTLMGSMRQIKTPEEMKLLKKAVRISAMGQVEVMKAMKPNMSETEIQGIHEYVYKKYGTEYEGYPSIVGAGENGCVLHYIENSRTKVEGDLVLMDLGAEYHGYTADVTRTIPASGKFTPEQKAIYDIVYEAQNAGIESAVIGNNGRKTFEEAIKVINEGLFKLGIIKSIDERHMYLPHGICHHIGLDVHDLNDGSDFMPNMVVTIEPGIYIPEGSPCDEKWWGIAVRIEDDILITEKGPINLSGEAPRKSSEIEALMKQKSALDDFVLPKLD, translated from the coding sequence ATGAAATATTTATCTACATTACTTTTTTCGCTTCTTTTTATTTTAAATGGATTTGCTCAAAAGGACTTACCAACAGACTATTTATCGTCTGAATTTCATAAAGGACGCAGAGATTTATTGCGTAGTAAAATGCCAAAAAACAGCGTGGCAGTATTCTTTGCTAATGCAGTTAGAAATAGAGCTAATGATGTAGATTATATTTATCATCAAGATCCGAATTTTTATTATTTAACAGGCTACAAAGAGCCACATGCAGTATTAGTTATTTTTTCGGATATACAAGATAAAGATGGTAAAAAATTCAACGAACTTGTTTATGTACAGAAAAAAGATGCGCGTAGAGAAATGTGGGATGGAAGACGTTTAGGTGTTGAAGGCACAAAAGATGAGCTAGGATTTGACATGGTGTTTAACGGCAATGAGTTTTTAAATTCTGGAATAGACTTCATGTCTTTTGATAAAGTAATGTTTGACGATTTTAAAGATGATTTTCGTGATAATGAGCGTGATCCAGCAGATTTAGCAAGTTTAGTAGAATCCTTTAAAACCCAGGTTGGTTATTATATTGAAGAAGGTGCGCCTAAAGGAACTGAAGAAATGCGTTTAGAAATGGCTAAAGAAGGTGCTATACAAACCCAAAGAGCAAAAATTGATACTAAAACTCTTAGAACATTAATGGGTAGTATGCGCCAAATAAAAACACCTGAAGAAATGAAATTACTTAAAAAGGCCGTTAGAATTTCTGCTATGGGACAAGTAGAGGTGATGAAAGCGATGAAGCCAAATATGAGTGAAACAGAAATTCAAGGGATTCATGAATACGTTTATAAAAAATATGGTACCGAATATGAAGGCTATCCAAGTATAGTAGGAGCAGGTGAAAATGGTTGTGTGCTGCATTATATAGAAAATAGTAGAACAAAGGTAGAAGGAGACTTAGTTTTAATGGATTTAGGTGCAGAGTACCATGGTTATACAGCTGATGTTACAAGAACCATTCCTGCTAGCGGAAAATTTACTCCTGAACAAAAAGCTATTTACGATATTGTATATGAAGCTCAAAATGCTGGAATTGAGTCAGCAGTTATTGGAAATAATGGTCGTAAAACTTTTGAAGAAGCTATAAAAGTGATTAACGAGGGCTTGTTTAAGCTTGGTATTATTAAATCTATAGATGAAAGGCATATGTATTTACCGCATGGTATTTGTCATCATATTGGTTTAGATGTTCATGATTTAAATGACGGAAGTGATTTTATGCCAAATATGGTTGTTACTATCGAACCAGGAATTTATATTCCAGAAGGAAGCCCTTGTGATGAAAAATGGTGGGGGATTGCTGTACGTATTGAAGACGATATATTAATAACCGAAAAAGGCCCAATAAATTTATCTGGAGAAGCACCTAGAAAATCTAGTGAAATAGAAGCATTAATGAAACAAAAAAGTGCTTTAGATGATTTTGTATTACCAAAGTTGGATTAA
- the gcvT gene encoding glycine cleavage system aminomethyltransferase GcvT, translating to MKNTALTSTHEALGAKIVPFAGYNMPVQYEGVNAEHETVRKAVGVFDVSHMGEFLINGPNALALIQKVTSNDASKLAVGKAQYSCLPNDDGGIVDDLIVYMIKEEQYLLVVNASNIEKDWNWIQSKNDVGAEMKDISDDYSLLAIQGPKAVEAMQSLTSHDLSDIKFYNFVVGDFAGIEHVIISATGYTGSGGFEIYCKNSEVKQIWDKVFEAGADYGIKPIGLAARDTLRLEMGYCLYGNDIDDTTSPIEAGLGWITKFTKEFTNCKALEDQKRQGPERKLVAFQLDERGIPRQGYDIVDGNGNKIGEVTSGTMSPSLEIGIGLGYVPSVFTDVGSKINIQIRKNAVPATVVKLPFYKG from the coding sequence ATGAAAAATACCGCATTAACATCTACACACGAAGCTTTAGGAGCAAAAATAGTGCCTTTTGCTGGCTACAATATGCCAGTGCAATATGAGGGCGTAAACGCAGAACATGAAACCGTTAGAAAAGCTGTTGGTGTTTTTGATGTATCGCACATGGGAGAATTTTTAATTAATGGCCCAAATGCTTTAGCATTAATTCAAAAAGTAACTAGCAACGATGCAAGCAAATTGGCAGTTGGAAAAGCCCAATATAGCTGTTTACCAAATGATGATGGAGGTATTGTTGACGATTTAATTGTATACATGATTAAGGAAGAACAATATCTACTTGTGGTAAACGCAAGTAATATTGAAAAAGATTGGAATTGGATTCAATCTAAAAATGATGTTGGTGCTGAGATGAAAGATATTTCAGACGATTATTCTTTACTAGCTATTCAAGGCCCTAAAGCTGTTGAAGCTATGCAGTCTTTGACAAGTCATGATTTATCAGATATAAAATTCTACAATTTTGTAGTTGGAGATTTTGCAGGTATTGAGCATGTTATTATTTCTGCAACTGGATATACTGGAAGTGGTGGATTTGAAATTTATTGTAAAAACAGTGAAGTAAAGCAGATTTGGGATAAGGTATTTGAAGCTGGAGCAGATTATGGAATAAAACCTATTGGATTAGCTGCACGTGATACTTTACGACTTGAAATGGGTTACTGTTTATATGGTAACGATATTGACGATACCACCTCCCCTATTGAAGCTGGCTTAGGATGGATTACAAAATTCACTAAAGAGTTTACTAATTGTAAAGCATTAGAAGACCAAAAGCGTCAAGGACCAGAAAGAAAACTAGTGGCTTTTCAATTAGATGAACGCGGTATTCCACGCCAAGGCTACGATATTGTAGATGGTAATGGTAATAAAATTGGAGAAGTTACCTCAGGAACTATGAGTCCGAGTTTAGAAATTGGTATTGGATTAGGTTATGTACCTTCTGTATTTACTGATGTAGGTAGCAAAATTAATATCCAAATTAGAAAGAACGCTGTTCCAGCTACTGTTGTAAAATTGCCTTTCTATAAAGGCTAG